A single Natrinema pellirubrum DSM 15624 DNA region contains:
- the ppk1 gene encoding polyphosphate kinase 1: MNERDSTADDEQGGTTPGEQADDRSTVDGSEFAFRSLLDDEGVTASSPAERTDGGAESETTDRAGDQESTADTVIEAESDAGAGATGSRTDGAAETDDGNAETLPLPEPIGDTSADGDGTDPVEGNGPSSGIADVDLSSPEYYLNRELSELAFQRRVLHEVLDSDNPLLERVKFCSIVTRNLDEFFRKRVGGLKQGIAAGVTEETPDGRTPREQWDAVLEAARPLLERQAECYCEEIRPALADEGIAIVDYDELSAAERTTLREYFESSVLPTLTPLTFDPAHPFPFISNQSLSLAVLTRERPDAELTFSRVKIPRNQLRFVQLGDDRRYVLLEDVVRANLDLLFPDVEVVDTALFRVTRNAEVRRNEEVAEDLIETIEEVIEERRFAAAVRLEIEPDAPKQVREILTRELELDDREVFELAGPLDYRDFADLTELDRPDLKLPEWSPQPHPRLGRCDDGTTVFDVISDRDVLVHHPYHSFEGTVQRFLEAAANDPDVLAIKAAIYRTASDSRVIESLIEAAHNGKQVAVMVELKARFDEENNLEWAKKLEEEGIHVAYGTIGYKTHTKTSLVVREEAEGVRLYSHVGTGNYHSETAKSYEDLGLLTADRDIGQDLVRLFNYFTGHSMYRDYRELLIAPGNMRDRFVELIRAEAERARNGEDARIVAKMNRLEDPELVRELYEASMAGVDIDLIVRDICRLRPGLEGISETIDVYSVVGRFLEHSRIFYFRAGGEDRYYIGSADWMTRNLDNRVEAVTPIEDPRLRERLETILETLLEDDRNRWVMRSDGSYDRCRSTDGSSTDVHETFMRSALRPAGRGRIDLGD, from the coding sequence ATGAACGAACGAGATTCGACAGCCGACGACGAGCAGGGTGGGACGACCCCGGGGGAACAGGCAGACGATCGATCGACCGTCGACGGCTCCGAGTTCGCGTTTCGATCGCTGCTCGACGACGAAGGTGTGACCGCCTCGAGTCCGGCCGAGCGGACCGACGGCGGCGCCGAATCGGAGACTACTGATCGCGCCGGTGACCAGGAGTCCACAGCGGACACCGTGATCGAGGCCGAGTCGGACGCGGGAGCGGGCGCGACCGGCTCGCGGACCGACGGTGCCGCGGAGACCGACGACGGCAACGCCGAGACGCTGCCTCTCCCTGAGCCGATCGGCGATACTTCGGCCGACGGCGACGGGACCGATCCAGTCGAAGGGAACGGCCCGTCGTCCGGCATCGCCGACGTCGACCTCTCGAGCCCGGAGTACTACCTGAATCGCGAACTCAGCGAACTGGCCTTCCAGCGGCGGGTCCTCCACGAGGTCCTCGATTCGGACAACCCGCTGTTGGAGCGCGTGAAGTTCTGCTCGATCGTCACGCGGAACCTAGACGAGTTCTTCCGCAAGCGCGTCGGCGGCCTGAAACAGGGCATCGCGGCCGGCGTCACCGAGGAGACGCCCGACGGCCGCACGCCCCGCGAGCAGTGGGATGCCGTCCTCGAGGCGGCCCGGCCGCTGCTCGAGCGGCAGGCCGAGTGTTACTGCGAGGAGATCCGTCCGGCGCTGGCCGACGAAGGCATCGCCATCGTCGATTACGACGAGCTGAGCGCGGCCGAGCGGACGACGCTTCGCGAGTACTTCGAGAGTTCGGTGTTGCCGACGCTGACCCCGCTGACGTTCGATCCGGCCCATCCCTTCCCGTTCATCTCGAATCAGAGCCTCTCGCTGGCGGTGCTGACGCGGGAACGACCCGACGCGGAACTGACCTTCTCGCGGGTGAAGATCCCGCGCAATCAGCTCCGATTCGTCCAGCTCGGCGACGACCGGCGGTACGTCCTCCTCGAGGACGTCGTCCGGGCGAACCTCGACCTGCTCTTTCCGGACGTCGAGGTGGTCGACACTGCCCTGTTCCGCGTGACCCGCAACGCCGAGGTCCGGCGCAACGAGGAGGTCGCCGAGGACCTGATCGAGACCATCGAGGAGGTCATCGAGGAGCGGCGATTCGCGGCCGCCGTTCGCCTCGAGATCGAACCCGACGCCCCGAAGCAAGTGCGCGAGATCCTCACGCGGGAACTCGAACTCGACGATCGGGAGGTGTTCGAACTCGCCGGCCCGCTCGATTACCGGGACTTCGCGGACCTGACCGAACTCGACCGTCCCGATCTGAAGCTTCCCGAGTGGTCGCCACAGCCCCATCCGCGGCTGGGTCGGTGCGACGACGGTACGACCGTCTTCGACGTCATCAGCGACCGCGACGTCCTCGTTCATCACCCCTACCACTCCTTCGAGGGGACCGTCCAGCGGTTCCTCGAGGCCGCGGCCAACGACCCCGACGTACTGGCGATCAAGGCGGCGATCTACCGGACCGCCAGCGACTCGCGGGTCATCGAGAGCCTGATCGAGGCCGCCCACAACGGCAAGCAGGTCGCGGTCATGGTCGAGTTGAAGGCCCGCTTCGACGAGGAGAACAACCTCGAGTGGGCGAAGAAACTCGAGGAGGAGGGGATCCACGTCGCCTATGGGACGATCGGATACAAGACCCACACCAAGACCTCGCTGGTCGTCCGCGAGGAGGCAGAGGGGGTCCGGCTCTACTCCCACGTCGGGACCGGCAACTACCACTCCGAGACGGCCAAGAGCTACGAGGACCTTGGCCTCCTGACCGCCGATCGTGACATCGGACAGGACCTCGTCAGGCTGTTCAACTACTTCACCGGCCACTCGATGTATCGGGACTACCGGGAGCTGTTGATCGCGCCGGGGAACATGCGCGATCGGTTCGTCGAACTGATCCGGGCCGAGGCCGAGCGGGCCCGCAACGGCGAGGACGCCCGGATCGTCGCCAAGATGAACCGGTTGGAAGACCCCGAACTGGTCCGGGAACTCTACGAAGCCTCGATGGCCGGCGTCGACATCGATCTGATCGTCCGCGATATCTGTCGGCTCCGGCCCGGCCTCGAGGGCATCAGCGAGACGATCGACGTCTACAGCGTCGTCGGCCGCTTTCTCGAACACTCGCGGATCTTCTACTTCCGGGCCGGCGGCGAGGACCGATACTACATCGGGTCGGCCGACTGGATGACCCGCAACCTCGACAACCGGGTCGAGGCGGTGACGCCGATCGAGGATCCGCGGCTCCGGGAGCGACTCGAGACGATCCTCGAGACGCTGCTCGAGGACGATCGGAACAGGTGGGTAATGCGGTCGGACGGGAGCTACGATCGCTGCCGATCGACGGACGGCTCGTCGACCGACGTTCACGAGACGTTCATGCGGTCGGCGTTACGCCCCGCGGGTCGGGGGCGGATCGATCTCGGCGACTGA
- a CDS encoding metallophosphoesterase family protein — MTTATTPADDAVSFDHRHIALENRDDVYVIGDVHGCPDALDALLERLDLGGNDLAVFVGDLVRKGPDSKAVLDRVRRSPRLLSVRGNNERKLIEGAASLSALESADYQYVESLPTAISWDGGLVVHGGVDPARSLSAQSREDVLTMRSPEGDGYDGPFWFDAYEGPPRVFFGHTVLETPIEREWAVGLDTGCVYGGSLTAYDVGNERFVSVDGPDHVERSSEKIVTPDSS; from the coding sequence GTGACGACCGCCACCACCCCAGCAGACGACGCGGTATCGTTCGACCACCGCCACATCGCCCTCGAGAACCGCGACGACGTCTACGTCATCGGCGACGTTCACGGCTGTCCGGACGCGCTCGATGCGCTGCTCGAGCGACTGGACCTCGGCGGCAACGACCTCGCCGTGTTCGTCGGCGACCTGGTCCGAAAGGGGCCCGACAGCAAGGCCGTCCTCGACCGGGTGCGCCGGTCGCCACGCCTGCTCTCCGTTCGGGGCAACAACGAGCGAAAGCTCATCGAGGGGGCGGCCTCGCTGTCGGCGCTGGAGTCGGCCGACTACCAGTACGTAGAGTCGCTGCCGACCGCGATCTCGTGGGACGGCGGCCTCGTCGTCCATGGCGGGGTCGACCCGGCCCGCTCGCTGTCGGCGCAGTCCCGCGAGGACGTGTTGACGATGCGGTCGCCGGAGGGGGACGGCTACGACGGCCCCTTCTGGTTCGACGCCTACGAGGGGCCGCCGCGGGTCTTTTTCGGCCACACCGTCCTCGAGACGCCGATCGAACGGGAGTGGGCGGTGGGGCTCGATACGGGGTGTGTCTACGGCGGCAGTCTCACCGCGTACGACGTCGGGAACGAGCGGTTCGTCAGCGTCGACGGCCCCGACCACGTCGAGCGGTCGTCCGAGAAGATCGTCACGCCAGACAGCAGTTGA
- a CDS encoding 2,5-diamino-6-(ribosylamino)-4(3H)-pyrimidinone 5'-phosphate reductase, whose amino-acid sequence MHVVVNAAVSADGKLSSRRREQLAISGDEDFARVDRVRAESDAIVVGVGTVLADDPHLTVKDERLRERRRERGEPANPARVVVDSSGRTPTDAAVLDDAATTYCCLSEAASVDRRAALADAAELITAGEERVDLLRAFAVLQEAGLERVMVEGGGELIFSLFEAGLVDELRTFVGPTIIGGRDAPTLADGEGFVADFPELALEAVDRLDEGVLLTWRVADR is encoded by the coding sequence ATGCACGTCGTGGTCAACGCCGCCGTGAGCGCCGACGGCAAACTCTCCTCGCGACGCCGGGAGCAACTCGCGATCAGCGGCGACGAGGACTTCGCCCGCGTCGATCGAGTCCGGGCCGAAAGCGACGCCATCGTCGTCGGCGTCGGGACCGTCCTCGCGGACGATCCGCACCTGACGGTCAAGGACGAGCGGCTGCGGGAGCGCCGGCGCGAGCGGGGCGAGCCGGCAAACCCCGCCCGAGTCGTGGTCGACTCGAGCGGGCGGACCCCGACCGACGCCGCGGTCCTCGACGACGCGGCGACGACCTACTGCTGTCTGAGCGAGGCTGCGTCCGTCGACCGACGCGCGGCACTCGCCGACGCCGCCGAACTGATCACCGCGGGCGAGGAGCGGGTCGATCTCCTGCGGGCGTTCGCGGTGCTGCAGGAGGCGGGCCTCGAGCGGGTCATGGTCGAGGGCGGCGGCGAACTGATCTTCTCGCTGTTCGAGGCCGGACTGGTCGACGAACTCAGGACGTTCGTCGGCCCGACGATTATCGGCGGCCGTGACGCCCCGACGCTGGCCGACGGCGAGGGGTTCGTCGCCGACTTCCCCGAACTCGCGCTCGAGGCCGTCGACCGGCTCGACGAGGGTGTCCTGCTCACGTGGCGGGTCGCGGACCGGTAG
- a CDS encoding enoyl-CoA hydratase/isomerase family protein, protein MSWDTVSLEYDDDVATLTVDRPDALNALNVETLEAMGEAIETAADEGARALVLTGAGDAFIAGADIKYMQDLGPEAAQKWGELGHDVADALEAFPAPTIAAVNGYAFGGGCEMALACDLRVAGESALIGNTEIDLGIIPGWGATQRLPRLVGDETARRMIFLGERLDAESAAEAGLFGEVVADDELEGVAAELADRLAAKPAFAMRTAKQAINQGYEGSQESGLSYEKRAFASLFGTPDQREGMAAFVEDREPDFE, encoded by the coding sequence ATGTCTTGGGACACAGTCTCCCTCGAGTACGACGACGATGTCGCAACGCTGACCGTCGACCGACCGGACGCCCTGAACGCCCTGAACGTCGAGACGCTCGAGGCGATGGGGGAGGCGATCGAAACGGCCGCCGACGAGGGCGCACGCGCGCTCGTCCTGACCGGGGCCGGCGACGCGTTCATCGCCGGCGCGGACATCAAATACATGCAGGATCTCGGTCCCGAGGCGGCCCAGAAGTGGGGCGAACTCGGCCACGATGTCGCCGACGCGCTCGAGGCGTTCCCCGCGCCGACGATCGCCGCGGTCAACGGCTACGCGTTCGGCGGCGGCTGTGAGATGGCGCTGGCCTGTGACCTCCGCGTGGCCGGCGAATCGGCGCTGATCGGCAACACCGAGATCGATCTGGGAATCATCCCCGGCTGGGGGGCCACTCAGCGGCTGCCGCGACTGGTCGGCGACGAGACCGCCCGCCGGATGATCTTCCTCGGCGAACGCCTCGACGCCGAGTCGGCCGCGGAGGCGGGGCTGTTCGGCGAGGTCGTAGCGGACGACGAACTCGAGGGGGTCGCCGCGGAACTGGCCGATCGGCTCGCCGCGAAGCCGGCGTTCGCGATGCGGACGGCCAAGCAGGCGATCAATCAAGGCTACGAGGGGTCACAGGAGAGCGGGCTCAGCTACGAGAAACGCGCCTTCGCGAGCCTCTTCGGCACGCCGGATCAGCGCGAGGGGATGGCCGCGTTCGTCGAGGATCGGGAACCGGACTTCGAGTAA
- the msrA gene encoding peptide-methionine (S)-S-oxide reductase MsrA — translation MERATFGGGCFWCTEAAMKELEGVDAVTSGYAGGHVEDPSYREVCSGNTGHAEVVQVEYDPDVIAYDELLEVFFATHDPTQLNRQGPDVGTQYRSIVLAHDDEQHRQAEAYIEALDSEYDDDVVTELEPLETFYRAEEKHQDYFEKNPTDAYCQMHAAPKVEKVREKFEENVAPNQ, via the coding sequence ATGGAACGAGCCACGTTCGGCGGCGGCTGTTTCTGGTGTACCGAAGCGGCGATGAAGGAACTCGAAGGCGTCGACGCCGTCACCTCGGGCTACGCCGGCGGCCACGTCGAGGACCCCTCCTATCGGGAGGTCTGTTCCGGCAACACCGGCCACGCCGAAGTCGTCCAGGTCGAGTACGACCCCGACGTGATCGCGTACGACGAACTGCTCGAGGTCTTTTTCGCCACGCACGATCCGACACAGCTCAACCGACAGGGCCCCGACGTGGGCACGCAGTACCGCTCGATCGTCCTCGCTCACGATGACGAGCAACACCGGCAGGCCGAGGCCTACATCGAGGCCCTCGATTCCGAGTACGACGACGATGTCGTGACCGAACTCGAGCCCCTCGAGACGTTCTACCGCGCCGAGGAGAAACATCAGGACTACTTCGAGAAGAATCCCACCGACGCCTACTGCCAGATGCACGCGGCCCCGAAAGTCGAGAAGGTCCGCGAGAAGTTCGAGGAGAACGTCGCGCCGAACCAATAG
- a CDS encoding DNA cytosine methyltransferase, with protein sequence MSDRIRVASLFTGAGGLDIGFSTLSEFDVRFHTDIDDIAIDTLRTNAERGSYIDDDAIIERTDITEYDGGDLEPDEVDLVIGGPPCQPFSAAARRSGGFAGADSEDGQLFRAYVKLLERWQPRAFLFENVYGITSDEEDWQMIVDAFENEAGDPGYRLTARTLDAADYGVPQHRARTFIVGVRKDVDEEFRFPRPTHGPDSPADRDLVTAGEALADLETAGAAEDPTYEITSKHAHLLADIPPGLNYSFYTEKLGHPEPVFGWRSRFSDYLYKADPERPVRTLKAQPGAASGPFHWENRKFTEAELKRLQAFPDDYVLEGSYGQVVKQIGNSVPPRIAEVLAKAIAEELFGAEGDDDVVPMPDGYDLNFRSRKRTSTEEYRRKARERLEELGLWDPRNERSGQQRGLEEYGDSSDDETEPEATRRRATLHYRDHFERERLSYGTDVEPDGAGRTFDTESDVEGGTLRVDIERQHGGEGTIEIVLEPDDGIWNGIGSLEVTAIGVDLDDIFYVWDIAATDVIERTRYEKFIDVVGHYSTTRLDYSSSLELTGVDAGLVPRTLQFFSQASNCNTEFTLDELGRQLDATHEELVDALRQLRGWRYELRTPATHETMPEGKVLCTYPFPDMNERSHFDSEIELDALETRTN encoded by the coding sequence ATGAGTGACCGGATTCGTGTTGCCAGTCTGTTTACCGGCGCCGGCGGTCTCGATATTGGCTTTAGCACGCTTTCGGAGTTCGACGTCCGCTTTCATACCGACATCGACGATATCGCTATCGACACGCTTCGGACGAACGCCGAGCGGGGCTCTTACATCGACGACGACGCGATCATCGAACGGACGGACATCACGGAGTACGACGGCGGCGACCTCGAGCCCGATGAAGTCGATCTCGTCATCGGCGGCCCGCCGTGCCAGCCGTTCTCTGCGGCGGCCCGCCGTTCCGGCGGCTTCGCCGGTGCCGACAGCGAGGACGGACAGCTGTTTCGCGCGTACGTGAAACTGCTCGAGCGATGGCAGCCGCGGGCCTTCCTCTTCGAGAACGTCTACGGGATCACCTCCGACGAGGAGGACTGGCAGATGATCGTCGACGCCTTCGAGAACGAGGCTGGCGATCCCGGGTATCGCCTGACGGCTCGGACGCTCGACGCCGCGGACTACGGCGTCCCACAGCACCGTGCCCGAACGTTCATCGTCGGCGTCCGGAAGGACGTAGACGAGGAGTTTCGCTTCCCGCGACCGACCCACGGTCCCGACTCGCCCGCCGACCGCGACCTCGTGACGGCCGGCGAGGCCCTCGCGGACCTGGAGACGGCGGGCGCAGCCGAGGATCCGACCTACGAGATCACGTCGAAACACGCCCATCTGCTGGCCGATATCCCGCCGGGACTCAACTACAGTTTCTACACGGAGAAGCTCGGCCACCCGGAGCCGGTCTTTGGCTGGCGCTCTCGCTTCTCGGACTACCTCTACAAGGCCGACCCCGAACGACCCGTTCGGACGCTGAAGGCCCAGCCCGGCGCGGCGTCGGGCCCTTTCCACTGGGAGAACCGGAAGTTCACCGAAGCGGAACTCAAACGCCTGCAGGCGTTCCCCGACGACTACGTCCTCGAGGGTTCGTACGGGCAGGTCGTCAAACAGATCGGCAATTCGGTCCCCCCGCGGATCGCCGAGGTGCTGGCGAAAGCGATCGCCGAGGAACTGTTCGGAGCCGAGGGGGACGACGACGTGGTGCCGATGCCCGACGGGTACGACCTGAACTTCCGCTCGCGAAAGCGGACGAGTACGGAGGAATACCGCCGGAAGGCCCGCGAACGGCTCGAGGAACTCGGGCTCTGGGACCCTCGCAACGAACGAAGCGGCCAGCAACGCGGGTTAGAGGAGTACGGCGACTCGAGCGACGACGAGACGGAGCCGGAAGCGACCCGCCGACGGGCCACGCTGCACTACCGCGACCACTTCGAGCGCGAGCGGTTGAGCTACGGCACCGACGTCGAACCGGACGGTGCGGGCCGGACCTTCGATACGGAAAGCGACGTGGAAGGGGGCACTCTCCGCGTGGACATCGAGCGACAACACGGCGGCGAGGGGACGATCGAGATCGTCCTCGAACCGGACGACGGCATCTGGAACGGGATCGGCTCCCTCGAGGTGACCGCGATTGGGGTCGATCTCGACGATATCTTCTACGTCTGGGATATCGCCGCGACGGACGTAATCGAGCGAACGCGCTACGAGAAGTTCATCGACGTCGTCGGCCACTACTCGACCACCCGGCTGGACTACTCGTCGTCGCTCGAGTTGACGGGCGTCGACGCGGGGCTGGTCCCGCGGACGCTCCAGTTTTTCAGCCAAGCGAGCAACTGCAACACGGAGTTTACCCTGGACGAACTCGGCCGCCAGTTGGACGCGACCCACGAGGAACTCGTGGATGCGCTCCGGCAACTTCGCGGGTGGCGCTACGAACTCCGGACGCCGGCGACTCACGAAACGATGCCCGAGGGGAAGGTCCTCTGTACGTACCCGTTCCCTGATATGAACGAACGGTCCCATTTCGATTCCGAGATCGAACTCGACGCGCTCGAAACGCGAACGAACTAA
- a CDS encoding FAD-dependent oxidoreductase — MERTEVLVIGGGATGAGIARDLARRGVDVTLVERDGLASGTSGRSHGLLHSGARYAEADGPEAQACLEENRIVRRIAGECVRDTGGLFVELAADDPAYFEAKRAACENVGIPTDVVDGAAAREAVPGLATDVERAMEVPDGVVVPSRLVAANAADARDHGARIRPHTPVTSMTTEDGRIRSVTLGGDADATLSPEYVVNATGPHAGRVAAMAGAAVEMRPTRGVMVSVEYPGLEPVLNRCREPADGDIVVPHDGEVVLGTTSVAVDDPDDYERADWEITATVRECAAMLPPVADADHVRTWWGVRPLYEPDEATRGGRGISRGFHLLDHAEAGVENCCSIVGGKLTTYRRMAEATADLVCERLEVDADCSTGDERLPAASDPDRLDEFVREFDGQGPTDADLVGS; from the coding sequence ATGGAGCGAACCGAAGTCCTCGTGATCGGCGGCGGCGCGACCGGGGCGGGAATCGCAAGAGACCTCGCACGCAGGGGCGTCGACGTCACGCTCGTCGAGCGCGACGGGCTCGCGTCGGGTACCTCGGGCCGGTCGCACGGTCTGTTGCACAGCGGCGCACGCTACGCAGAGGCCGACGGGCCGGAGGCCCAGGCGTGTCTCGAGGAGAACCGGATCGTCCGCCGGATCGCGGGCGAGTGCGTTCGGGACACCGGCGGACTCTTCGTGGAACTCGCGGCCGATGATCCGGCGTACTTCGAGGCGAAGCGAGCGGCCTGTGAGAACGTCGGTATCCCGACCGACGTCGTCGACGGCGCGGCCGCCCGCGAAGCGGTCCCGGGACTGGCGACCGACGTCGAACGCGCAATGGAGGTCCCGGACGGGGTCGTCGTCCCGTCCAGACTGGTCGCGGCGAACGCGGCCGATGCCCGCGACCACGGCGCGCGAATCCGCCCGCACACACCGGTCACGTCGATGACGACCGAGGACGGCCGAATCAGGTCCGTCACGCTCGGCGGCGACGCCGACGCGACGCTCAGTCCGGAATACGTCGTGAACGCAACCGGGCCCCACGCCGGTCGGGTCGCGGCGATGGCCGGCGCTGCCGTCGAGATGCGACCGACTCGCGGCGTCATGGTCTCGGTCGAATATCCGGGCCTCGAGCCGGTTCTCAACCGGTGTCGCGAGCCGGCCGACGGGGATATCGTCGTCCCTCACGACGGCGAGGTCGTCCTCGGGACGACGAGCGTGGCGGTCGACGATCCGGACGACTACGAGCGGGCCGACTGGGAGATCACAGCGACGGTCCGGGAGTGTGCGGCGATGCTCCCGCCGGTGGCCGATGCCGACCACGTCCGGACGTGGTGGGGGGTCCGCCCGCTGTACGAACCCGACGAAGCCACGCGGGGTGGGCGCGGCATCTCGCGTGGCTTCCACCTGCTCGATCACGCCGAGGCGGGCGTCGAGAACTGCTGTAGCATCGTCGGTGGGAAGCTGACGACCTATCGGCGGATGGCCGAGGCGACCGCGGACCTCGTCTGCGAGCGACTCGAGGTCGACGCGGACTGTTCCACCGGGGACGAGCGGCTGCCGGCGGCGTCCGATCCCGACCGGCTCGACGAGTTCGTCCGGGAGTTCGACGGACAGGGACCGACGGACGCGGATCTCGTCGGAAGCTAA
- a CDS encoding winged helix-turn-helix domain-containing protein codes for MSLEFSPSDETPDFECVIAALDDCACREIIAILEEPMTVEAIAEATERPLSTTYRKLDCLTEAGLAEEAVGVREGRHRKARYVANLERISIGLDEDNELRVDVDYASGASIWSELQGGH; via the coding sequence ATGTCCCTCGAGTTCTCCCCGTCCGACGAGACGCCCGATTTCGAGTGCGTGATCGCCGCGCTCGACGACTGCGCCTGTCGGGAAATCATCGCGATTCTCGAGGAGCCGATGACCGTCGAGGCGATCGCCGAGGCGACGGAGCGCCCGCTCTCGACGACCTACCGCAAACTCGATTGCCTGACCGAGGCCGGGCTCGCCGAAGAGGCCGTCGGCGTCCGGGAGGGCCGCCACCGGAAAGCCCGGTACGTGGCCAACCTCGAGCGGATCTCGATCGGACTCGACGAAGACAACGAGTTGCGCGTCGACGTCGATTACGCTTCGGGGGCCAGCATCTGGTCCGAACTGCAGGGTGGCCACTGA
- a CDS encoding cob(I)yrinic acid a,c-diamide adenosyltransferase: protein MSDEEEVESAIENTPGQGRTPEAERIEPAAPEEFGRVQVWWGDGKGKTTATLGMGMRAAGHGYRVHMLQFMKGGASSVDAVRGEYNAIAALPGISYENLGHYGWHGMADGSDEADHEAEAQAGLERAHELLEAADDADLGAPIDLAAEPEAGMHMLILDEVLYAADRELLSQDDVLGLIEAKPDDLELVLSGSHTEPAYLADSADLITNVRKVKHPIDDGQRARQGTEF, encoded by the coding sequence ATGAGCGACGAGGAGGAAGTCGAGTCCGCGATCGAGAACACGCCCGGGCAGGGTCGAACGCCCGAAGCCGAGCGGATCGAACCCGCCGCGCCCGAGGAGTTCGGGCGCGTGCAGGTCTGGTGGGGCGACGGGAAAGGGAAGACGACGGCGACGCTGGGGATGGGGATGCGCGCCGCCGGCCACGGCTACCGCGTCCACATGCTCCAGTTCATGAAAGGCGGGGCCTCGAGCGTCGACGCGGTCCGGGGCGAGTACAACGCCATCGCCGCCCTGCCGGGGATCAGCTACGAGAACCTCGGCCACTACGGCTGGCACGGGATGGCCGACGGCAGCGACGAGGCCGACCACGAGGCCGAAGCGCAGGCCGGCCTCGAGCGTGCCCACGAACTGCTCGAGGCCGCCGACGACGCCGACCTCGGCGCACCGATCGATCTCGCAGCCGAGCCGGAGGCCGGGATGCACATGCTCATCCTCGACGAGGTCCTCTACGCCGCCGACCGGGAGTTACTCTCTCAGGACGACGTGTTGGGGCTGATCGAGGCCAAGCCCGACGACCTCGAACTCGTCCTCTCGGGGAGCCACACCGAGCCCGCGTACCTCGCCGACAGCGCGGACCTGATCACGAACGTCCGGAAAGTGAAACACCCGATCGACGACGGCCAGCGAGCGCGACAGGGCACCGAGTTCTGA
- a CDS encoding helix-turn-helix domain-containing protein, whose amino-acid sequence MATEATFTVPSDQFPLGTVFEQLPNVTVELERIIPARDVVIPYFWVRGTEVDDIEGAFSEHPSVKEIRLVDTVEDEYLLRVEWALDYDDVLTILAEAEVPVINATGTNQQWTFEIRGDDRTDIAAFQRRCRELDIPITLTALHALTPVETGTEAALTDTQQEALMLAYERGYFESPREVTLEELGEELGISQQAVGSRLRGGIRHVLGSTLSAIESQP is encoded by the coding sequence ATGGCTACCGAGGCGACGTTCACGGTTCCATCTGACCAGTTCCCCCTAGGGACGGTGTTCGAGCAACTGCCGAACGTGACGGTCGAACTCGAGCGGATTATCCCAGCAAGGGACGTGGTGATCCCGTATTTTTGGGTCCGGGGTACCGAAGTCGATGACATTGAGGGCGCGTTTTCCGAGCACCCGAGCGTGAAGGAGATTCGACTCGTTGACACCGTTGAAGACGAGTATCTGTTACGCGTTGAGTGGGCGCTGGACTACGACGATGTACTCACCATATTGGCGGAGGCGGAGGTGCCGGTCATCAATGCCACTGGGACGAACCAGCAGTGGACGTTCGAGATACGCGGTGATGATCGAACCGACATCGCAGCCTTTCAACGCCGCTGTCGAGAGCTGGACATCCCGATCACGCTGACGGCGTTGCACGCGCTCACACCGGTCGAAACTGGAACCGAAGCCGCCCTCACCGACACTCAGCAAGAGGCGCTGATGCTCGCCTACGAGCGTGGCTACTTCGAGTCTCCCCGCGAGGTCACGCTGGAAGAACTCGGCGAGGAACTCGGCATCTCCCAGCAGGCCGTCGGCTCCCGCCTCCGGGGTGGGATTAGGCATGTCCTTGGGAGTACGCTTTCCGCCATCGAATCCCAGCCCTGA
- a CDS encoding DUF7344 domain-containing protein translates to MSGDSIAFDSVLDLCQHQHRRIVLAILAAEQRSLTLNDLTKTVLKYNHHTPLTEVSEDRLAEIRLSLCHVHLPKLASEGLITHDPDRQLVEPTEQFEQVQPTLTTILDADPTLEAPIEL, encoded by the coding sequence ATGAGTGGGGATTCTATCGCCTTCGACTCGGTACTGGACTTGTGTCAACACCAGCATCGCCGGATCGTACTTGCGATTCTCGCAGCAGAACAGCGGTCGTTGACACTGAATGATCTCACGAAGACCGTTCTCAAGTATAATCACCACACTCCACTTACAGAGGTCTCTGAGGACAGGCTAGCAGAGATTCGCCTCTCGCTCTGTCACGTCCATCTCCCAAAGTTGGCTTCGGAAGGACTCATCACCCATGATCCGGACCGACAGCTTGTGGAACCGACCGAGCAGTTCGAGCAGGTTCAGCCGACCCTGACTACGATCCTTGATGCTGACCCCACACTCGAAGCGCCGATCGAACTGTAG